GAAAAAAAGCTGCTGGAGTATTTTTATGAAAATATTGAATCAATCAGAAAAATAGGAATTAGAAAAGTAGCCAAAAATAATTATACTTCCACACATACGGTATTTAAACTGGCTAAAAAGCTTGGCTATGACGGTTATGCAGATATGACATATTCGCTTTATTATGAATATACAAAAAAATCTTCTGTTTTATCAGATACGCAAAATTGTTTTCAGTTTTTTATACAGGATACTATTGAAAAATATGAGAAAGACCTAAAAGATATTTTGAAAAAATATAAGAAAAAAAAGATAATTTTATTTGGGCTGGGTTATTCGGAAAATGTGGCGAGATATCTAAATGACAGATTATTGTTAAAAGGATATAACAGCTTTTTTTCGACACATTTGCAGCTGATATTTGCAGGTTCTGCTTCCGGAAACATCAAGCCGCTTCTGATAGTGATTTCCGAGTCCGGTGAAAATTCAAGACTGGTAGAACTCATGGAAGACAGCAGAAAATTCGATATCCAGACAGTGAGCTTCACTGCTAACGGTAAAAGTACAGTTGCAGGAAACTCGTCGCTTGCCTGTGTGATAGAAAGCGAGCCGCTCAGGAAAAAAACAAAGTATATAAAAACTTTTTTTCCGCATCTTATAATGTTTTTTGATTATATACTGGCATAAAAAAATAATAAAATTACAATATATAAAGCTGATTTCACTAAAATTAAAAAAACAAGTCTGTAGAAATTTTTAAATTGATTTTTTACAGACTTGTTTTTTATGTAAAATAAACGTTATTTATTTTGTGATTTTTGAAATATAAATTCAACAATCTGAATTTCTGCTTATATTCTTTAGCCTAAACTCACTAATACTTACTGCATTATGCTATTGCAGTTCTTTTCTCATGATAATATTTCCGTCTGGTTTTTTAACTGCAGAAAATCCTGCTTTTTCATATAAACCTACAGGGCCCGTATAGTCCCATTCGAATCTTTCGCTGTGTACTTGTGGAAAACCTTCAACAGCAATATATCCCTCAGCTTTTGCATCAGTCACAACTCTGTTTAACAAAGCAGTGGCAACGCCCTTTCCACGATACTCAGGTGCGATTTCAAAGCAGACTACTGCTTTTTCACGCATTTCGGCAGGGGCGTGCAGCCGGAATCCATTTGCAGATTCGGCAGGAAAGCTTGCTTTATTATTTGCATTGCACCAACCAATTGAGATATCGTCAACATAGGCTAAATATCCCTGTAAAGCCTTTGATGTAATTTGCCGCATAACAATTTCACGGAGTACACGTACAAAATTTTCATCTCCGTATGCAAACCCTTCTTCCATCTGGTCGATTAATTGAGCCTTTTCTTCTTCCTTTGTCATTTGCCAGCCGGTGCAGTAGCAGCCACCCCACGGAGAATTGTCCGTGAACGCGCGGTTATCAAGGAAGTCGAAGTAATCTGCCGCGAGTTCCTCTGTGAGCGGTTTAATAATAATTTCCATATGGTTACCTCCGTTAATATAAATCAAGTATAGTAACTCTGTTTATTTCCAAGTCCGCAGATAATTATCAGAAATGCTGAAAAACAGAAAGTTAATAATAAATCCTGAATATAATTCAGTAATAAATATCTAAATAAAATTTTTGTTTAATATTTTTTTCATAAATTATCTTAATTAGAGTATAACAAATAAAGTAAACTTAGACAATTAATATTAGAAAAATAATATAAAAATCGGTGACTGTGGTGAAAATATGATAAAAAATCATATTTTATAGAATATGTTTAAAGATAAAGGCTGATATTTATTGCTCTTGTTAATATACTTCACAAAGTTTTTATTATGAAACATTTCTCTTGGATCGGCTGATATGCTGTGCTATACTTATTGAAACACAGCAGGTTTTTAATGGCGGTTTCAGGCTCAGCGAGCCGGGGAACTGTCTGATTTATCTCAAACATGGGAGGTGTAAATATGAAAAAAGGAGATAAAATATCATTCGGCGGTTACGAGTGGCGTGTGCTTGACGTGCAGGACAATAAAGCTTTGATTATAACCGAATACATTATAGAACAGCGTGCTTATCATGAGGCATATAAAGACATAACATGGGCTGACTGTTCATTAAGAAAATATCTAAACGGCGAATTTTATGATAAATTTGCCGCAGCTGAAAAGTCGAGAATAGTCCCAGTATTAAATAAGAATCCTGATAATCAGTGGTATGGTATAAAGGGCGGTACAGATACTGAGGACAGCATATTTTTATTAAGTATTGAGGAAGTGGTGTGCCGGTATTTTGGCGACAGCTGTTCGAAACTAAAAAATCCGGGAAAAAATCAGAGATATTGGTTTGAGAGAAAAGATGAAAATAACAGTAAGCGAATAGCGAGACTTGATGATGAAAAAAGGAGAATCTGGTGGTGGTGGCTTCGGTCTCCCGGGCATGTCAGCGTAAAGGCTGTGTACATCCACGGTGATGGTAATATAGGTATTCAGGGCAACAATATATTGAAGGGTAATGTCAGTGACGGCAGATGCACAGGGGGTGTTCGTCCGGCTTTGTGGTTAAAGGTTTAGTTTTATTACACAAATAATCGCTGTACCATATGATAAAACAAACTGTTCATCAAGATATCCGGTTTAAAAAAGTGATGTATTTGTTGTATTCAGCATTTTTATATTTAGTGATAATATAAAGAATTATATTTTAGAATATGACATGCTATTGTCTAATTTCTCAGGTTACAATAGTAAAAACTTTAATAGGAGGAATTAAAGATGAGCAGATATGAAGAAGGAATAAAACTAATCGAGGAAAGATGCGGAAATGGGAAAGATAATGTTATCACTCTGGCAACTATTGCAATGGAACCGGGTGCTGGCGGAAACCCTCGTCCTTATGCCCGTGATGTATCCGCTTTTTATGAAGACGGAGTATTTTATATTACTACTTGGGCAAAATCGTCTAAAATGCAGCAGATAGCTAAAAATAACGAGGTTGCTTTTACAGTTTGTTTCGAGTGGTTTTCAGGAAATGGAATCGGAGAAAATCTTGGATGGGTTTTAGATCCGAAAAATGCTGAACTTAGAACTAAGCTTCGTAAAGCATTTGCTGAGTGGTATGATGATGCGAATAAAGAGGAAAATGAAAACTGCGTTATTCTTGCAGTTCGTATTACAAGAGGAGTAGTGATCAAAGACCATGGTGCTGTACGTTATAACATGGACTTTATAAATAAAACAGAAACTGAAGAAGGGAAGGTCATGTAAGGCACTAAGCCGGACATAATAAACATTTTGAAATTTAATTTAAATAACAAAAAAGTAATTTGCTGATTTTTTCTTTTTGAATAAAATTATCAGATTATTTTTTTATTTACACAATTATAGTTCTATATCAGTTCTTTGTGATTTAATGAAAAAATGATATAATATAAATCCTTGCCTTAATTGTACAAAAATCATTAATCAGAAAGAAGGAGAATATGTTTAAAAATTTATTTAACAAAATAAAGGAAATATACACAAAATTTCCAATAGAAATTAGTTTGATA
This portion of the Sebaldella sp. S0638 genome encodes:
- a CDS encoding MurR/RpiR family transcriptional regulator, producing the protein MEKIDDLVITYHLDPFEKKLLEYFYENIESIRKIGIRKVAKNNYTSTHTVFKLAKKLGYDGYADMTYSLYYEYTKKSSVLSDTQNCFQFFIQDTIEKYEKDLKDILKKYKKKKIILFGLGYSENVARYLNDRLLLKGYNSFFSTHLQLIFAGSASGNIKPLLIVISESGENSRLVELMEDSRKFDIQTVSFTANGKSTVAGNSSLACVIESEPLRKKTKYIKTFFPHLIMFFDYILA
- a CDS encoding GNAT family N-acetyltransferase — encoded protein: MEIIIKPLTEELAADYFDFLDNRAFTDNSPWGGCYCTGWQMTKEEEKAQLIDQMEEGFAYGDENFVRVLREIVMRQITSKALQGYLAYVDDISIGWCNANNKASFPAESANGFRLHAPAEMREKAVVCFEIAPEYRGKGVATALLNRVVTDAKAEGYIAVEGFPQVHSERFEWDYTGPVGLYEKAGFSAVKKPDGNIIMRKELQ
- a CDS encoding DUF6273 domain-containing protein, yielding MKKGDKISFGGYEWRVLDVQDNKALIITEYIIEQRAYHEAYKDITWADCSLRKYLNGEFYDKFAAAEKSRIVPVLNKNPDNQWYGIKGGTDTEDSIFLLSIEEVVCRYFGDSCSKLKNPGKNQRYWFERKDENNSKRIARLDDEKRRIWWWWLRSPGHVSVKAVYIHGDGNIGIQGNNILKGNVSDGRCTGGVRPALWLKV
- a CDS encoding pyridoxamine 5'-phosphate oxidase family protein: MSRYEEGIKLIEERCGNGKDNVITLATIAMEPGAGGNPRPYARDVSAFYEDGVFYITTWAKSSKMQQIAKNNEVAFTVCFEWFSGNGIGENLGWVLDPKNAELRTKLRKAFAEWYDDANKEENENCVILAVRITRGVVIKDHGAVRYNMDFINKTETEEGKVM